One genomic window of Prochlorococcus marinus str. NATL2A includes the following:
- a CDS encoding ribosome maturation factor RimP, whose translation MPDGTSLNRGGSKLKPLGHPARLRHCLLSNQTVSELKVLTAKSATNYGFDVTDFKMFTHLNPLSIQVNIRHKNPDKKVTIDDCSILSQYIDEAIQGSSILDQPFNLEISSEGIGDFLTEEKDFQTFKGFPVEVSYQDLKKIEQQINGLLLKRTDNELHINQKGKTQRIPVEDVIQVRLATPSG comes from the coding sequence TTGCCTGACGGTACCTCTTTGAATAGAGGCGGGTCAAAACTTAAACCGCTCGGGCATCCTGCCCGACTTCGACACTGCCTCTTGTCTAATCAAACCGTTTCAGAATTGAAGGTTCTTACAGCAAAGTCAGCTACTAATTATGGCTTTGATGTAACTGATTTTAAGATGTTTACTCATCTAAACCCCTTATCAATTCAGGTAAATATCCGACACAAAAATCCTGACAAGAAAGTCACTATTGATGACTGTTCTATCCTTAGTCAATATATTGATGAAGCTATCCAAGGTTCTTCAATACTTGATCAACCTTTCAATCTTGAAATCAGCAGCGAGGGAATTGGTGATTTTTTAACAGAGGAAAAAGATTTTCAAACTTTCAAAGGTTTTCCTGTTGAAGTTAGTTATCAGGATTTAAAAAAAATTGAACAACAAATTAATGGTTTGCTTCTAAAAAGGACAGATAATGAACTCCATATAAATCAAAAGGGGAAAACCCAACGGATACCGGTCGAAGACGTTATTCAAGTCCGACTAGCAACACCCTCTGGTTAA